DNA from Pseudomonadota bacterium:
CGCGCACGAGATCCAACCGGCCAGCAGCACGCTAGCGACGATTCTTGACGAGACGTATCCGGGTCTGGTCGGCATCTGCGCAGTACTCCACCTCATCCACCAGATGTTTCATCAAGGGAATCCCAAAGCCTCTGTCGAGGGGCCCGCCGCCGGGCAGGAAAGGGGTCTGCGCTCCCCCTGCCCCCTGCGAGATCTCGACCACGACACGCCTGCGCTCCAAGACGGCGCGCACATTGATTTCGTGGACCTCTGACGGGTGCAACATGTTGTAGGCCTCGCCCACCGCCGTCTTGAGGTCGTCGATCTCCTCCACATTGAGATCAGCGGTGCTGCCCACCCCCGCGATAACCAGGCGAACCGTGCGAAGGTACGCCGATTGCGCGGGGACCGTGAGCTCGATGGTCTCCTGCTCTTCCTGAATCATGGCCACCCACCCGCACACCTCTCGACGTCTTTCGATAGATGGAGCGCGTACCCGCATCGCGTCTCGCTCAAACGTCGCCGCCTTCAACCACGATGAACCGACCGCTGGTCTCGAAGCGGCGCAGCTTCATCTTGAGCGGCAGCGGCACCAGCTTGAGGGGGTCGACCGTGGTGACCCCGTTGCTGAAGGTCACACCCGGACGGTTGACCTTGTCGGCGACGTTCACCATGTTGGTGACTGTGTTGCGCAGCCACGCGGGCACGGGGAGGAAGCCCAGGACGCGAACGTCGTCGACCGAGACGACCACCAGCCCTTCCTTGATGCCGATGAGCAGGGTGGTCTCGAACGGCAACCCCTTCGCGTTGCCGCGAATCACCAGCTGGTGCGGGTTCTTCTCGTTGAAGGAGAGCACCACCTCATTGATGGGCGTTCCACGAAGGAAGGGCCCCCGCTCGATGACCCCGTTGATCCAGTCACGAGAGATGCGCACCGCGAAGTGATTCACGGTGATGGCGACCTTCTCGAGCAGGTGCGGCCCGGGAGCCGTGAGATCGGCGGGGCTGAGCCCCGAGACGCCAACGCGGATGTCGTCTACGAGAATCGCATCGGTGGTTCCGCTGCGAAGGGCAACCTCGGCGACCTCGAGCGCCAGGCCGAGGCCACCATCTTCACCCTGTGAGACCTCGACCCGCACCCCGTCGGTGCCGATCTGGTTCACGATGGACAGGATGAGGCCGATGGGTAGTTCTTTCGTCACGCCACTTGCTTGCCTTGCGCGCCCTCGGACGAGGACGACCCGCTGTCGCTCGGCTTCTCTCCCTTCGACTCAGAGGTCCCCTCAGACGAAGGGGCCGGATCGTTCTTGGCTTCCCCCTCCGAGCTCGTACTCGATGACGAGCCTGACCCACGATAGTCGTTGATGTGGAAGCCGCTGCCTTTGAAGATGATACCCACGCTGGTGATGATGCGCTTGTACTCACCGCCGCACTCGGGGCATGCGCTGAGCGGTTCCTCGGATATGCTCTGGCGGTGCTCGCGAACGACGCCGCAGGCCGAGCATCTGTAGTCATAGAGAGGCATCTGTACCGACCTCCTGAATGGGATTCATCGACGGGGCCTCAAAGCCCCGAGGGGGCGCGCAGGGGAAGCGCGCAGAGGAGCTTGCACGACATCAGTCGCTGTAGCCGCCTCCGATGGGGAGAGACAGCACCATGTCGATGGCCTGCTTGTTCACCGTCACGAAGTCGGTCTGGTACAAGAGGCTGTCGCCGCTGAGCGTGAAGATGCGTGCATTCGTCACGGGGATGAACTCGCGCACGCGAATGTTCAGCTCGTCGGAGATGCGCGAGTCGACCAGGAGGTACATCTCCCCCTCGATCTTGTGGTTGCGCGTGTATATCACAACCTCCTTGCGCTCCTTCGGCACTCTCATCGTCATGAGCTGACGTCACCACCCTTCCTACCGCAATCGTGCAGATCCGCCGTCGGCTGTTCCGCTGACGGACGGCTCGCTGTCGCGCCATCCCGGTTCGACGCGTACATCATAATCACATCACTGCGCTGCGTCAACGTGCGCTTCAGGAGCAACGTCACCGCTGGCCACCCTCCACTCACCGGACCGCCCGCCTCGCTTCTCGAGCAGGCACACCGACTCGATGCGCATGCCGCGATCGACGGCCTTGCACATGTCGTAGATCGAGAGGCTCGCCACCGTGACGGCGGTGAGCGCCTCCATCTCGACGCCCGTCCGTCCCACGGTGCCCACGCGGGCCTGCACGCGCAGGGCGTCGGCGTCGTGGGGTGCGATATCGATGACGACCTCGGACAGCGGAAGCGGGTGGCACAGCGGAATGAGTCGGCTCGTCTCCTTCGCCGCCATGATCCCGGCGATGCGCGCGCAGGCGAGCACGTCGCCCTTGGGCATCTGCCCGCCGCACACGAGTGCCAGGGTTTCCGGGCGCATGCGCACGATCGCCTCGGCCACCGCCTCACGCGCGGTCTCTGGCTTACCGCCGACGTCCACCATGCGCGCCCGCCCCGCAGCGTCGAGATGCGAGAGCGTCATGCCCCGTCTCCCCCATAGACCGTTCGCCCCGTGAGCTCGGTGTCGTAGTGCATCGAGGCCTCGAGCTCTTGTCGGAAGTCGCGGGCCCGAAGAACCTGCAGCATCGACTGCACCACGTAGCTCTGCAGGAAGCGCCGGGGAATCGCCAGATCAAGGTGCTCGACGAAGAGCGGCACGAAGTCGAGTTCGAGCGCTCGCGCGACGGTGGCGATGCCGATGCCGGCATCAGCCGCGCCGCTGGCCACCGCGGCCGCCGTGGACATGTGCGTGTACGTCTCTGTCTGGTAGCCCTTGACGCACGTTGCGTCGAGCCCCGCCTTGCGCACGTGATAGTCGATGAGAACCCGGGTTCCGGACCCGTGCTGACGGTTCACGAAGGTGACGTCCGGCCGGGTGAGATCGGCGAGCGCCGTGATGCGCTTGGGGTTGCCCCTGGCCACCACGAAGCCCATCTGACGTCGGAAGAAGTTCACCAGCACGAGGGGGAGCTCGTCTGACAGCGCTCGGACGAACGTCTCGTTGTAGCCCCCGCTCTCCGGGTCGAAGAGGTGAAGGCCCGCCGCATGGCAGTAACCGTTGCGCAGCGCGCGCAGACCGGCTCGGCTTCCCACGTTGGCCGTCTGCAGGGCGACCTCCGGGAAGCGACGCGCCATCTCGTTGCGCAGCAGATCGAACGCCACGTCATAGGTGCCCATGACGAGAAGGTTGGTGTCGAAGCGCGCGGTAGGGTCGATGAGCCCGATCTCGACGCGCTGGCCATCGCCCATCGACTCGGTCTCGGCCGGCACGTGAAGGATCCCGTTGGCCCGCACCAGCGAGGTGACGATGTCTGCGCCCCGTGAGGTGGGCACGGCCACGCGCCGTCCCCCGACATCGGCGAGATAGACCCTCAGGAACTCGTCGGTGCCGGCGGGTGACACCACCGACTGACCCAGAACCGCCGAGAGGGTGATGCGCCCGTCTTCGAGGGAGCCGAGCTGGCGGGTCACGAGAGGGCGCACAAAGAGATCGAAGGTGATGTACGACGACACGGCGTTTCCGGGGAGCGCCACCACGGGAACGTCTCCCACGACGCCGAGGGTCACCGACTGCCCGGGCTTGATGTTGGCGCCGTAGAGCAGCAGCGCGCCATGATCGGCCAGCCACGACGCGGGAACAGCGGTACCGTGCGACCGACCGCTCACCACCACCAGCAGGTCGGTGGACGCGATTGCCGGAGCGACCCGGGCGTGAAGCTCCTCGACGCTCTCTCCGGCGAAGGGCAGGATCTGCGGATCGGCCCCCGCCTCGCGAAGGAGATGGGCCAGGATCGGGGTGAGCGCCTCGACCCGCTGGCCCACATCAGGCTCTGTCCCCGCAGGCACCAGGCTTCGTCCGAGTGCGACCAGGGTGACGCGAGGACGTCGTCGCACCGAGACCCGAGGTACGCCGCCCCGCAGCATGGCCCCGAGATGAAGGGCGCGGATGCGATGATGGCGCGGCACGATGACCTCAGACATGTGAACGTCCTCCCCCACGGGGCTGACGTTGCGCCAGGGAACTGACGGCGCTGGCACGCCCACCTGCTCCACGTCGATGAACTGCACCTCGTTGAGAGGCACCACGGTATCGGTGCCCTCCGGCATCGGAGACCCGCTGTCGACGAAGTTCCCGTCGTGCCCCAGCCGCACCGACACGGGTGTCTCGGGCGTGGCCCCGAACGTCAGCGTCGACTTCACAGCCAGGCCGTCGACCGCCGCCATGTAGAAGTGCGGCGATGAGCGACGCGCCACCACAGGCTCTGCCGTCACGCGGCCCACCGAGTCAACCGTATCGATGTCCTCTGTCGCCCGCGGATTGAGCAGGCTGCGAAACTCAAGCTCGCCGTACCAGCGCTCCTGCGCTTCGTCGAACGGGACGCACTCGAGTGCGCGAGGGGTCGCATACATCGGCATCACCCTCCGCTCTGCGCCGCGGCGCGCTTCTCTTCGAGCACCTGGCGCAGCAGGGCATTGGCCACCTGCGGTGAGGCCTTGCCTCGGGTGGCGGCCATGACCTGCCCCACGAGGAAGCCGAACGCCTTGTCGCGCCCCCCGAGGTAGTCGGCCACGGTGGAGGCCTGCTCGTCGAGCACCTTCTCGACGATGGGGCGCAGGTCGTCGGCAGAACCGATCTGCTGCAGGCCGCGCGCCTTCACGATGTCGGCGGGACTGGCGCCGGTCCCGAACATCTCCTCGAGAACGTCCTTGGCCAGCTTCTTGCTGATGGTGCCCTGCTCGATGAGGGCGATCATCTCGTGGAGCGCGCCAGGCGTGAGGCGCGACTCCTCG
Protein-coding regions in this window:
- a CDS encoding ATP-binding protein, which produces MRVRAPSIERRREVCGWVAMIQEEQETIELTVPAQSAYLRTVRLVIAGVGSTADLNVEEIDDLKTAVGEAYNMLHPSEVHEINVRAVLERRRVVVEISQGAGGAQTPFLPGGGPLDRGFGIPLMKHLVDEVEYCADADQTRIRLVKNRR
- a CDS encoding FmdB family transcriptional regulator is translated as MPLYDYRCSACGVVREHRQSISEEPLSACPECGGEYKRIITSVGIIFKGSGFHINDYRGSGSSSSTSSEGEAKNDPAPSSEGTSESKGEKPSDSGSSSSEGAQGKQVA
- the moaC gene encoding cyclic pyranopterin monophosphate synthase MoaC, coding for MTLSHLDAAGRARMVDVGGKPETAREAVAEAIVRMRPETLALVCGGQMPKGDVLACARIAGIMAAKETSRLIPLCHPLPLSEVVIDIAPHDADALRVQARVGTVGRTGVEMEALTAVTVASLSIYDMCKAVDRGMRIESVCLLEKRGGRSGEWRVASGDVAPEAHVDAAQ
- a CDS encoding molybdopterin biosynthesis protein; the protein is MPMYATPRALECVPFDEAQERWYGELEFRSLLNPRATEDIDTVDSVGRVTAEPVVARRSSPHFYMAAVDGLAVKSTLTFGATPETPVSVRLGHDGNFVDSGSPMPEGTDTVVPLNEVQFIDVEQVGVPAPSVPWRNVSPVGEDVHMSEVIVPRHHRIRALHLGAMLRGGVPRVSVRRRPRVTLVALGRSLVPAGTEPDVGQRVEALTPILAHLLREAGADPQILPFAGESVEELHARVAPAIASTDLLVVVSGRSHGTAVPASWLADHGALLLYGANIKPGQSVTLGVVGDVPVVALPGNAVSSYITFDLFVRPLVTRQLGSLEDGRITLSAVLGQSVVSPAGTDEFLRVYLADVGGRRVAVPTSRGADIVTSLVRANGILHVPAETESMGDGQRVEIGLIDPTARFDTNLLVMGTYDVAFDLLRNEMARRFPEVALQTANVGSRAGLRALRNGYCHAAGLHLFDPESGGYNETFVRALSDELPLVLVNFFRRQMGFVVARGNPKRITALADLTRPDVTFVNRQHGSGTRVLIDYHVRKAGLDATCVKGYQTETYTHMSTAAAVASGAADAGIGIATVARALELDFVPLFVEHLDLAIPRRFLQSYVVQSMLQVLRARDFRQELEASMHYDTELTGRTVYGGDGA